In Vicia villosa cultivar HV-30 ecotype Madison, WI linkage group LG7, Vvil1.0, whole genome shotgun sequence, the DNA window GAGGGTAAAAAGAAGACGTTGTTGATGTTGGATCGAAGTGAGTTGATCTTAAAGAAGACGATGAAGTGAGAAGATCAAGACGGCGAGAATAAGAAGAACCTGAAAAAGGTGGTGCAGGGATACCTGTGAATTCTTGAACCATGGCTCTGAAATTCGATGTGTCGGTTGTTAGAACTGTTGTGGGTGCTCTTCTTGAAGCTCTTGTTCTCTTCTTTGAGTTTCTTGTTGCATTATTGGCTGTTGTTGTTGTCGCCGGTGACGGTGTTGTTGTTCTTGCATTATTGTTGTCATGAAGTCCAAGAGTTTGTGGAGTTGTTAACAAACATTGGTtcaaatgttgttgttgttgttgtaaggaaaatgataatgatgatggtgatgaaagTCCTTGAGATGATGGAGGAAATGAAGATGTGTCTATGTTTGGTTGGGATTGAGAGAGATTTTGAAGGTAGTTTGGTGAAAGATCAAAGAAAGAAACTGAGTTTGAGTTTGAGATTGAGTTTGATCCAAGATGAAACAATTGTGGATTGTGTGAGATGGAATTGAATTGAAGATTAGATTGTGGATGGAAGAAATTTGAAGGAACAAGTGTTTGGTGATGAGTTCTTGAATCATATTCTTCATCACCACTTGAAGAAATGCTTCCACTATTACCAGAATCCATAGCTTGTAAATTAAGCAAAAGTAGATGAGACAAAAGCTGAACAAAAAAAAGTGGTTATAAAAAGGGATTGAAAATAgtgaaaataggaaaaaaaataaaaaaaggttatGGAAGTGATGAGAAGAAGCTGTG includes these proteins:
- the LOC131617269 gene encoding uncharacterized protein LOC131617269, translating into MDSGNSGSISSSGDEEYDSRTHHQTLVPSNFFHPQSNLQFNSISHNPQLFHLGSNSISNSNSVSFFDLSPNYLQNLSQSQPNIDTSSFPPSSQGLSSPSSLSFSLQQQQQHLNQCLLTTPQTLGLHDNNNARTTTPSPATTTTANNATRNSKKRTRASRRAPTTVLTTDTSNFRAMVQEFTGIPAPPFSGSSYSRRLDLLTSSSSLRSTHFDPTSTTSSFYPLRPSPQKLYHQNPLFLSSSSSSSHNNNMVDATVNNNYPQQQLPISDLGLPYNNHHQHQQQQHNFMLSMQNQQPIHTFNNLSASSSQQFHPFSLEAFGAKSQHQQQQQQQQSLSVQSLEDLGVNQGQVNAHLVGDKVVGSSSTGDGVGVGVGGGVGSNCKVNFSGSGSITLNHEKTMENNNNNDNSNNSNRGGEGVDSWICSSD